Within Gilvibacter sp. SZ-19, the genomic segment TATTCTGCAAATATCTTAGAGCCCAAGCCCATGCGGTAGGCACCGACTAGCTTCTGCTGATCGTTATCCCACAAGAACATATGGTGGTAATAACTGTCAAACTTATCCAAGTCCGTAGAGTTATTGGTGCCCTCCCCGATCTCTCTAAAAGTGATCTCTCTAAGGCGTCCTATCTCTTGCAAAATGTTCGGGATACTCTCTGCCTGCGCTAAAAATACCTCGTAGTTCTTACTCTGCAACAAGCGTTTATCGTCTGCCGTGAGCTGAGCGACCTCTTTGGCCATAGCTTCTGTAGAGGCCGGGCCAGCGATCTTTTTAGGTGGCTTTGGTATTTTTAAGGTTTTTGGAATACTTTCTATTAGCGTTTTCTTCTGAAAAGGATTCGCCAATACATATGTTTTTCTGCGGAGGAATTCCGTAAAGTTCTCCAGACTTTCGTGTTCCTGCTGATCTTTTACTGAGATCGGATTCCCAATACGCACTTTTATAAGACGTTCTTTTTGGGTTAGCAATTCGGACGGTAGTTTAGCCGTACGCAAGGTGTCGCTCATTTTGGCCAAGCGATAAAAGAGCTTACTATTCTTAGCGTGGAAATAGATCGGTACTACAGGCACCTCTGCTTTTTGAATGAGCTTCATGGCAGCTACTTCCCAAGGTTTGTCTACCATAAGCTTGTCATCCTTATAGGTAGAAACTTCTCCGGCCGGAAAAATTCCTAAGGCATGGCCGTCTCGTAGATGCCCGATCGCATTTTTAAATCCGGTGACACTAGACTTTACATCCTTCCTGTCTTCAAAAGGATTCACTGGCATCACATAGGGTTTAAGCGGTTCTATGCGGTGCAATAAAAAGTTAGCGATTATCTTAAAATCCGGACGGATCTCTAAAAGCAGCTTGAGGAGCAATATCCCGTCAATTCCACCAAGAGGATGATTAGAAATGGTAATGAAAGGTCCGTTTTTAGGAATGCGCTTGAGGTCTTCTTCTGGGATCTCGAATTTTATCTCGAACTCGTCCAATAAAGAGCTTACGAATTCCAGATCATTGAGGTGTTTGTGCTTGTTGTAGATCTTGTTAAGCGTATCGATCTTGAGGATCTTCATCAGGGACCACCCCATAAAAGTTCCTAAAAAACCGAATTTTTTGAGCCCAACGGCAGAGGCTACTTCTTTTGCGTTAACTAATCCCATGGCAGTACTGCCCCCAAATATAGGGAATCTAACTTTGCCCAATGACCACTTGAACGGTTTCCTGCGCTTCTTGCTTTAAGAGCACCTTTTGACCTTTTACTAAAGCCTTGATTTCCTCTGGTTTGGCGTGGCGGACAGTATAAAGAGTCACCCCTTCGTAATGTGTTACACTGAAGTGTTGGCGCAAATGGGCCAACAATTCGGGTAGTTTTTTGAATTTGTTGTCCACAACCACGGAGAAACTGATAGCAGAATTCTGAATGAGTTCCACTTTCATCTTATACTGATGCAACAACTTAAACACCTCGCCAATATGGTCCTCCATCATAAAAGAGAAATCCAGAGAAGACAACGAGATCAATACTTGGTCTTGCTTTAAGATAAAACAAGACACCATTGGGTCTAAGGCTTGTCCCTTGGTCACGCAGGTACCAGGATCTTCGGGTTTAATGAAAGAGCGGACAAATAGCGGGATCTCCTTGCGCTGTAAAGGTTGTAAAGTTTTAGGGTGAATAACCGAAGCTCCGTAAAATGCAAGTTCTATAGCCTCTCTGTACGAAATGTGATTCAACAATTGTGTCTTGGTAAAATGGCGCGGATCTGCGTTGAGTACCCCAGGCACATCCTTCCAAATGGTAACACTTTCTGCATCCAAGCAATATCCAAAGATAGCGGCAGTATAGTCAGACCCTTCGCGCCCTAAGGTTGTAGTAAAGTTATTGTTTACTTCGGAGCCTAAAAACCCCTGAGTAATGGTTAGCCCTTTGCGGTCCACCCCTTTTTTGATCAACTCCTGAGTGAGTTGCCAATCTACACGCGGATCGCGATAATTACTGTCTGTTTTTATACAACTACGCACATCTAACCAAGTATTGGGATGTCCGTTTTCATTGAGGTAGGCTGCCACAATGGTGGTCGAGATCAGCTCTCCAAAACTCACAACCTGATCGTACACAAAAGCATGAGTTTCTGATCGGTTATGGCTCAAAAAATCGTCCATGTCAACAAAGAAATCACCGATCTGTTTGTGGATGGGGTGATTCTTATTCGGAAACAAATCTTGTAGAATAGACTCGTGATAGCTTTTGGATTGGGCAATGGCTTCCTTAACAGAGCCGTCCTTTTTAAAATATGCGGTAACGACAGCTTCTAGAGCGTTGGTTGTTTTACCCATAGCAGAAACCACGACAACCAGCTCTTCACTACCCGTATATTCTAAGACTCTCTTTAAGTTCTGTACTCCGGTCGCATCTTTTACAGAAGCGCCTCCGAATTTAAATATTCGCATGATTTTCAATATAATTTGCAATGGCTTTGCGGTCCATTTGCGCTATGTACCAATCTTTCAAAAGGTTGGCACCAATAGATTCATATAGTTTTATTGCTGATTGGTTCCAGTCTAGTACCACCCAATCAATGCGGCCCACATCTTCTTGTTTTCCGAACTGGATCACTCGGTCTAACAAAGCCTTTCCTAAGCCTTTACCGCGCATAGATTCGGTAACAATTAGATCTTCTAAATAAAGCCCACGACCATTCCAGGTGGAAAATCTAAAATAGACCAGCGCCATACCCACTACGCGCTGATCCACCTCGGCAACAAAACACTTGAATAAAGGTCGCTCGCCAAAGCCTTCCCTTACCAAGGTTTGCTCGTCGATCAAAACGGCATCGGGCTCCTTTTCAAAAACAGCCAATTCCTTAATCAATGCCAACAGGGCGCTGGCATCTTCTTTGCGCGCTTCGCGGATCATAGTATAGCTTTTTGTAATACCACAAATATCGGGGCTATTTGTGAATTTTAACGATATTTGCCTCAAATTCTCATCAACTACCTACATGGCTATCAGAAACCAAACACTGGGCGAATTCATCATTGAAAATCAGAGTGAATTCAAATACTCTTCCGGTGAACTTTCCAGACTCATCAATTCCATAAGATTGGCAGCTAAAGTGGTCAATCACGAGGTTAACAAAGCAGGTCTTGTAGATATTTTGGGCGCCGCAGGAGATATGAACGTTCAGGGAGAGGATCAGCAAAAACTCGACGTGTTTGCTAACGAGGCCTTTATAAAAACCCTGACCAATCGCGAGATTGTTTGCGGAATTGCCAGCGAAGAAGAAGATGATTTTATCGCCATTAAAGACGGTAATCCAAACAACCAACACAAATACGTTGTGCTTATCGATCCTTTGGACGGATCTTCTAATATCGACGTAAATGTTTCTGTGGGTACTATCTTTTCTATTTACAGACGTGTAACACCAGTTGGAACTCCGGTGACCCAAGAAGATTTTCTTCAGGCTGGAAACAAACAAGTAGCAGCTGGTTATATCATTTATGGAACCTCTACCATGATCGTATATTCCACCGGACACGGAGTAAATGGGTTTACCTTGAATCCGGCCATTGGAACCTATTACCTATCGCATCCTAACATGCAGTTCCCGAAAGAGGGAAATATCTACTCGGTCAACGAGGGGAACTATGTGCATTTTCCCCAGGGCGTTAAGGACTATATAAAATATTGCCAGATGGAAGAAGGCGACCGCCCTTACACTTCGCGATACATCGGCTCTCTAGTTTCTGATTTTCACAGAAACATGATCAAAGGCGGTATATATATGTACCCTAGCACAGCAAAGAATCCCAACGGAAAATTACGCCTCCTCTACGAATGCAACCCCATGGCATTTTTGGCGGAACAAGCTGGTGGCAAGGCCAGCGATGGCTTTAGAAGAATCCTCGATATAGAACCTACAGAATTACACCAACGCGTGCCATTTTTCTGCGGTAGTACCACCATGGTAGAAAAAGCAGAATACTGTATGAAAAAGGCCGCAGATCCCCAATAATAGCGAATTTTAGTACTTTTACCTTTCAACCTAAGCATATGGCTAAACAAAAGAACGCAAAACCTCAAGAGGAGGCCATGGATTCTGGCTCAAAGATCGAGGCGATCAAACAGCTCATTTTCGGTGAGAATATTGAGCAATACGACAGCGAATTTCACACGCTGAAACAAGAGATCCAAGACCGCAAAAAGGAACTGGAGGACTATATAGACCAGGTCCGCAATGAACTTATGCAGTCTATCGATTCCATGACCACGGACATCAACATCAGAATCACAGATCTAGAGGACGCCCTCAACGATAAGACCGATGGTGTTGACAAAGCTAAGGTCAATAAAGAAGAGCTCGGAGATCTCTTGATTAAATTGGGAGAAAAACTACGCTCCTAAGACAGCCCAATTATGGTCGAGGAAAAGGATAAACTGAACCTGCTTCGCGATATCCTGTTGATCGACGACAGGGAGGTTGCCGATGCCATTTCCAAACGCCTCGACACCATAACAGAGACTTTAGAATCTCGTGAAAAATTGGCCAAAAAGGTCGATCCGATCTTCGAAGAGAA encodes:
- a CDS encoding GNAT family N-acetyltransferase, which encodes MIREARKEDASALLALIKELAVFEKEPDAVLIDEQTLVREGFGERPLFKCFVAEVDQRVVGMALVYFRFSTWNGRGLYLEDLIVTESMRGKGLGKALLDRVIQFGKQEDVGRIDWVVLDWNQSAIKLYESIGANLLKDWYIAQMDRKAIANYIENHANI
- the fbp gene encoding class 1 fructose-bisphosphatase → MAIRNQTLGEFIIENQSEFKYSSGELSRLINSIRLAAKVVNHEVNKAGLVDILGAAGDMNVQGEDQQKLDVFANEAFIKTLTNREIVCGIASEEEDDFIAIKDGNPNNQHKYVVLIDPLDGSSNIDVNVSVGTIFSIYRRVTPVGTPVTQEDFLQAGNKQVAAGYIIYGTSTMIVYSTGHGVNGFTLNPAIGTYYLSHPNMQFPKEGNIYSVNEGNYVHFPQGVKDYIKYCQMEEGDRPYTSRYIGSLVSDFHRNMIKGGIYMYPSTAKNPNGKLRLLYECNPMAFLAEQAGGKASDGFRRILDIEPTELHQRVPFFCGSTTMVEKAEYCMKKAADPQ
- a CDS encoding lysophospholipid acyltransferase family protein; translated protein: MGLVNAKEVASAVGLKKFGFLGTFMGWSLMKILKIDTLNKIYNKHKHLNDLEFVSSLLDEFEIKFEIPEEDLKRIPKNGPFITISNHPLGGIDGILLLKLLLEIRPDFKIIANFLLHRIEPLKPYVMPVNPFEDRKDVKSSVTGFKNAIGHLRDGHALGIFPAGEVSTYKDDKLMVDKPWEVAAMKLIQKAEVPVVPIYFHAKNSKLFYRLAKMSDTLRTAKLPSELLTQKERLIKVRIGNPISVKDQQEHESLENFTEFLRRKTYVLANPFQKKTLIESIPKTLKIPKPPKKIAGPASTEAMAKEVAQLTADDKRLLQSKNYEVFLAQAESIPNILQEIGRLREITFREIGEGTNNSTDLDKFDSYYHHMFLWDNDQQKLVGAYRMGLGSKIFAEYGIDGFYLQDLFRFEPELYPMMSKSIEMGRAFIIKEYQQKPMPLFLLWKGIVHTTLRFPEHRYLIGGVSISNKFSDFSKSLMIEFMKSNYYDPYVAQYINPKKEYKVKLKDADKDFIFDETEADLNKFDKLIDEVEPGSLRLPVLIKKYIKQNAKVVAFNVDPLFNNAVDGLMYIRIADLPESTVKPVMEEFQAELEKKYGLRSEEE
- a CDS encoding aspartate kinase, with the protein product MRIFKFGGASVKDATGVQNLKRVLEYTGSEELVVVVSAMGKTTNALEAVVTAYFKKDGSVKEAIAQSKSYHESILQDLFPNKNHPIHKQIGDFFVDMDDFLSHNRSETHAFVYDQVVSFGELISTTIVAAYLNENGHPNTWLDVRSCIKTDSNYRDPRVDWQLTQELIKKGVDRKGLTITQGFLGSEVNNNFTTTLGREGSDYTAAIFGYCLDAESVTIWKDVPGVLNADPRHFTKTQLLNHISYREAIELAFYGASVIHPKTLQPLQRKEIPLFVRSFIKPEDPGTCVTKGQALDPMVSCFILKQDQVLISLSSLDFSFMMEDHIGEVFKLLHQYKMKVELIQNSAISFSVVVDNKFKKLPELLAHLRQHFSVTHYEGVTLYTVRHAKPEEIKALVKGQKVLLKQEAQETVQVVIGQS
- a CDS encoding fructose 1,6-bisphosphatase — its product is MAKQKNAKPQEEAMDSGSKIEAIKQLIFGENIEQYDSEFHTLKQEIQDRKKELEDYIDQVRNELMQSIDSMTTDINIRITDLEDALNDKTDGVDKAKVNKEELGDLLIKLGEKLRS